A region of Fibrobacter succinogenes subsp. succinogenes S85 DNA encodes the following proteins:
- a CDS encoding LrgB family protein, producing MFGIILTIITFELGVTIRNKWRNPLLNPILIATILIIGFLTVTGIKYETYKVGGDYISFFLGPVTVLLAVPLYRHIQALKNNWLPILAGILVGCITSIACIIACAKIFNISKTLMLSLIPKSITIPMGSVVSEQIGGIPSITIVAIVITGITGAVTAPLVCRFFRIGNPVAQGVAIGTASHALGTTKAMEIGEVQGAMSSLSIGVAGVMTVFVTPVMLNIFA from the coding sequence ATGTTTGGAATTATTCTTACAATCATCACTTTTGAGCTTGGCGTCACCATCCGCAACAAATGGCGTAACCCGCTTTTGAACCCAATTCTCATCGCCACCATTCTCATCATCGGATTTTTGACCGTCACAGGCATCAAGTACGAAACATACAAAGTAGGCGGCGATTACATTTCGTTCTTTCTCGGACCTGTAACAGTTCTGCTAGCCGTTCCTTTGTACAGACACATTCAGGCTCTCAAAAACAATTGGCTCCCGATTTTAGCGGGAATTCTCGTGGGTTGCATCACAAGCATCGCCTGCATAATCGCTTGCGCCAAGATTTTCAACATCAGCAAGACGCTAATGCTTTCGCTCATTCCGAAGTCCATCACTATTCCGATGGGTTCTGTGGTATCCGAGCAAATTGGCGGTATTCCGTCTATCACGATTGTGGCAATAGTCATTACGGGAATTACAGGCGCCGTGACAGCACCGCTCGTTTGCAGATTTTTCCGCATCGGGAATCCGGTTGCGCAAGGCGTTGCCATTGGAACAGCGAGCCACGCACTTGGAACGACAAAGGCGATGGAAATTGGAGAAGTTCAGGGTGCGATGAGCAGTTTGTCCATTGGCGTCGCAGGCGTGATGACCGTATTCGTGACACCAGTGATGCTCAATATATTCGCTTAA